A window of the Pseudomonas fluorescens genome harbors these coding sequences:
- the map gene encoding type I methionyl aminopeptidase, with product MTVTLKTPEDIAGMRVAGKLAADVLEMIAEHVKPGVTTDELNQICHDYIVNVQQAIPAPLNYKGYPKSICTSINHVVCHGIPNDKPLKNGDTLNIDVTVIKDGYHGDTSRMFHVGTVPVWAERLSQVTQECMYKAIEIVKPGCRLGDIGEIIQKHAEKNGFSVVREFCGHGIGKVFHEEPQILHYGRAGTGMELKAGMTFTIEPMINQGKADTKVLGDGWTAITKDRKLSAQWEHTLLVTDTGYEIFTLRSDDTIPRISA from the coding sequence ATGACCGTCACCCTCAAAACCCCCGAGGACATCGCTGGCATGCGTGTCGCCGGAAAACTGGCCGCCGATGTGCTGGAAATGATTGCCGAGCACGTCAAGCCGGGCGTGACCACCGATGAGCTGAACCAGATCTGCCACGACTATATCGTCAACGTGCAGCAGGCCATCCCTGCCCCGCTCAACTACAAGGGCTACCCGAAGTCGATCTGCACCTCGATCAACCATGTGGTCTGCCACGGCATCCCGAACGACAAGCCGCTGAAAAACGGCGACACCCTGAACATTGACGTCACCGTTATTAAAGACGGTTACCACGGCGATACCAGCCGCATGTTCCACGTCGGCACCGTGCCGGTCTGGGCCGAGCGCCTGTCGCAGGTCACCCAGGAATGCATGTACAAGGCGATCGAGATCGTAAAACCCGGCTGCCGCCTCGGCGACATCGGCGAAATCATCCAGAAGCACGCGGAAAAGAACGGCTTCTCGGTGGTGCGTGAATTCTGTGGTCACGGCATCGGCAAGGTGTTCCACGAAGAACCGCAGATCCTGCACTACGGCCGCGCCGGCACCGGCATGGAACTGAAGGCCGGCATGACCTTCACCATCGAACCGATGATCAACCAGGGCAAGGCCGACACCAAAGTACTGGGCGACGGCTGGACCGCGATCACCAAGGATCGCAAGCTGTCGGCACAGTGGGAACACACTTTGCTTGTCACCGACACCGGCTACGAGATCT
- the rpsB gene encoding 30S ribosomal protein S2 has protein sequence MSQVNMRDMLKAGVHFGHQTRYWNPKMGKYIFGARNKIHIINLEKTLPMFNEALTFVERLAQGKNKILFVGTKRSAGKIVAEEAARCGSPYVDHRWLGGMLTNFKTIRASIKRLRDLEVQAEDGTFAKLTKKEALMRTRDLEKLDRSLGGIKDMGGLPDALFVIDVDHERIAITEANKLGIPVIGVVDTNSSPEGVDYIIPGNDDAIRAIQLYMGSMADAVIRGRNNVAGGTVEFAAEETQAAAE, from the coding sequence ATGTCCCAAGTCAACATGCGCGATATGCTGAAGGCCGGTGTGCACTTCGGTCACCAAACCCGTTACTGGAATCCGAAAATGGGTAAATACATTTTCGGCGCGCGTAACAAGATTCACATCATCAACCTTGAAAAAACCCTGCCAATGTTCAACGAAGCTCTGACTTTCGTAGAGCGTCTGGCCCAGGGCAAAAACAAGATTCTGTTCGTCGGCACCAAGCGTTCCGCTGGCAAGATCGTTGCTGAAGAAGCAGCACGTTGCGGTTCGCCGTACGTCGATCACCGCTGGTTGGGCGGCATGCTGACCAACTTCAAGACCATCCGTGCTTCCATCAAGCGTCTGCGTGACCTTGAAGTACAAGCCGAAGACGGTACTTTCGCCAAGCTGACCAAGAAAGAAGCGCTGATGCGCACTCGCGATCTTGAGAAGCTGGATCGCTCCCTGGGCGGCATCAAGGACATGGGCGGTCTGCCAGACGCACTGTTCGTGATCGACGTTGACCACGAGCGCATCGCGATCACCGAAGCCAACAAGCTGGGCATCCCGGTCATCGGCGTTGTCGATACCAACAGCAGCCCGGAAGGCGTTGACTACATCATCCCAGGCAACGATGACGCAATCCGCGCTATCCAGCTGTACATGGGTTCGATGGCTGACGCAGTCATCCGCGGTCGCAACAACGTTGCTGGCGGTACTGTAGAATTCGCAGCTGAAGAAACTCAGGCTGCAGCTGAGTAA
- the tsf gene encoding translation elongation factor Ts, whose amino-acid sequence MAAITAALVKELRERTGEGMMDCKKALEKAGGDIEKAIDDMRASGAIKAAKKAGNVAAEGAIAVKADGKSAVLLEVNSQTDFLALQDDFKNFVSESLEEAFAQKLTDAAPLIASREAAREALVAKCGENVNIRRLVRVEGDVVGAYLHGNKIGAVVVLKGGDVDLAKNIAMHVAASNPEFLDASEISAEAIEREKNVFLQLNADKIAGKPENIVENMINGRITKFKAEASLKEQAFVMNPEVKVGELAKKAGAEIVSFTYFKVGEGIEKPVDDFAAEVAAQVAAAKQ is encoded by the coding sequence ATGGCAGCAATTACTGCAGCGTTGGTCAAAGAACTGCGCGAGCGTACCGGCGAAGGCATGATGGACTGCAAGAAAGCCCTGGAAAAGGCTGGCGGCGACATCGAAAAAGCCATTGATGACATGCGTGCTTCGGGCGCGATCAAGGCTGCCAAGAAAGCCGGCAACGTTGCCGCTGAAGGCGCTATCGCCGTCAAGGCTGACGGCAAGTCCGCCGTTCTGCTGGAAGTGAACTCGCAGACCGACTTCCTGGCTCTGCAGGACGACTTCAAGAACTTCGTCAGCGAAAGCCTCGAAGAAGCCTTCGCTCAGAAGCTGACCGACGCGGCTCCGTTGATCGCTTCGCGTGAAGCTGCTCGTGAAGCCCTGGTTGCCAAGTGTGGCGAAAACGTCAACATCCGTCGTCTGGTGCGTGTTGAGGGTGACGTTGTAGGTGCTTACCTGCACGGCAACAAGATCGGTGCAGTGGTTGTTCTGAAAGGCGGCGACGTCGACCTGGCCAAGAACATCGCCATGCACGTTGCAGCTTCGAACCCGGAGTTCCTGGACGCGTCGGAAATCTCCGCCGAGGCCATCGAGCGCGAGAAGAACGTATTCCTGCAGTTGAATGCCGACAAGATCGCTGGCAAGCCGGAAAACATCGTTGAGAACATGATCAACGGTCGTATCACCAAGTTCAAAGCAGAAGCCTCGCTGAAAGAGCAGGCCTTTGTCATGAACCCGGAAGTCAAGGTCGGCGAGCTGGCCAAGAAAGCCGGTGCCGAAATCGTTTCCTTCACCTACTTCAAAGTAGGCGAAGGCATCGAGAAGCCAGTTGATGACTTCGCTGCCGAAGTTGCCGCTCAAGTGGCTGCCGCCAAGCAGTAA
- the pyrH gene encoding UMP kinase: MAQQGSGYQARYKRILLKLSGEALMGSEEFGIDPKVLDRMALEVGQLVGIGVQVGLVIGGGNLFRGEALSKAGMDRVTGDHMGMLATVMNALAMRDALERANISAIVMSAISMVGVTDHYDRRKAMRHLNSKDVVIFAAGTGNPFFTTDSAACLRAIEIDADVVLKATKVDGVYTADPFKDPHAEKFDHLTYDEVLDRKLGVMDLTAICLCRDHKMPLRVFNMNKPGALLNIVHGGAEGTLIEEVQQ, from the coding sequence ATGGCTCAGCAGGGCAGTGGTTATCAGGCTCGCTATAAACGCATTCTACTCAAGCTTAGCGGCGAGGCCCTGATGGGCTCGGAAGAGTTCGGGATCGATCCGAAAGTGCTGGATCGCATGGCGCTGGAAGTCGGCCAGCTGGTCGGTATCGGCGTTCAGGTCGGTCTGGTGATTGGCGGTGGCAACCTGTTCCGCGGTGAAGCGCTGAGCAAGGCCGGCATGGATCGGGTCACGGGTGACCACATGGGCATGCTGGCCACTGTGATGAACGCCCTGGCCATGCGCGATGCGCTGGAACGTGCCAATATCTCGGCCATCGTGATGTCGGCCATTTCCATGGTCGGTGTGACCGATCACTATGACCGTCGCAAGGCCATGCGCCACCTGAACTCCAAGGACGTGGTGATCTTCGCGGCCGGTACCGGCAATCCGTTCTTTACCACGGATTCGGCAGCCTGCCTGCGAGCCATTGAAATCGACGCAGACGTCGTGCTCAAGGCGACCAAGGTCGATGGCGTCTACACCGCTGACCCGTTCAAAGACCCGCATGCCGAGAAGTTCGATCATCTGACATACGATGAAGTGCTGGATCGCAAGCTGGGTGTAATGGATCTGACGGCTATCTGCCTGTGCCGCGATCACAAGATGCCGCTGCGCGTATTTAACATGAACAAGCCGGGCGCCCTGCTGAACATCGTGCATGGTGGCGCTGAAGGCACTCTGATCGAGGAAGTCCAACAATGA